The genomic stretch AAAACGGCAGAAAATTCGAAATGTACATTTATGcattaataaataaattcggtagtttctatatttttatttttcgacatACCTTTTATCATACCTAtcttcaatcaaagaaatagttatcggtttccgttatactctactaaattttttggaaataaatattgaaattcagtccgcaaatatatatttcgactgtgacgtacagtcttcttcagtgcttatgtggactggtaagcACTgaagaagactgtacgtcacagtcgaaatatatatttgcggactgaatttcaatatttatttccaaaaaatttagtagagtataacggaaaccgataactatttctttgattgatctcaatcactctgctaagacgctcgttatagattttctagattcatACCTATCTTTTTTATCTTTATCTTAATATAATCTTAGTTATAACTATTAATAAGGTAACCTTATTATTGGTTGAAGTCTTTCTCTGAGCCAAAAATAACGTATGAATGCGCATTCttttttttctggcctctaaaaGTAAAGTTGGCAAACATCCAATACTCAAAATTATTGCGCTCTCGTACATTTCAAAGCTTTTTTCATAAcattataaacaaaaagaataCGAACGTattgaaactcatttgataGATTAGTATTTTCTCTTTCTCCATATGAAGCACGTTGATCGATATTCAACTCAAATTGTCAAAATTAAATTCTTATACATCATTATTACAAGATGGGAAGTCGTTCTATTTAGTTACCGTCAGAGTTTGAGCAATAGAGGTGATCACATCGGAATATGTCatcaaacaaaatcaaatcCAATGCACTGCATTATGTTGATGATACAATATATAATTATAAAAACCGCCCTCAAGGAACGAATGAATAGGTTATCGATGCATTCTTAGTGTTTACCCTTCTTCTTTTTGTGCTGGCTTTTCCGAGGTAGCTGTCTTGGAGCAGGGCCAGAGGGCGTATTCTCGTGGGCTGCCGGTGTAGCCGGACTCTGTTTAGTCTGATTGTAGGCCTTACTCATGTcactaaaaaattaaattttcgaaTAAATTACACATAATAAAAACACCACTCAATTAATCTTACTATTGGTCAGCTTGTCCATAGGCAGTTCCTTGACTTCCCTTCATCACTTCCTTCACACGACGATCGCGCTTCTTGCGGTAGCCAGTACGCTCGTAACGTGGCAGCCAGCGTTCGGGATCTGGAACCGAACTTGGATCATAGTTCTTCGGCAGTTTACCCTTGCGCTTACGGACCgctttctttttcttcttcgcCACCTCGCTGCTGGGAGTGCCCGGGGATTGATCCGTCTTGCCAGAAGAGGAAGCGGGTATTTTCTTCTTAACAGCTTTGGCGATCATCATCCAGTTGGTAGCTTCCAGTGCATCAATTTCGGACGTAGTTGTCAGGGTATCCAGGGCGGGTAGTTTTTTACTAGCTTCTTGTGCCTTCTTCGGATCAAACTGAGAATAAGCGATAACGAGCTGGGCCAGGATCTTCATGTCAGCCGGATTCGTTTTCAGAAGTTCCTCCAAACTTTTTGCAGCTGTCTCAGCTTCGCCACCACGTAGGTGGAAGCTAGCAGCTTGGCGCCACATATCCGTTAAATCTCCACCGACTGAGGACTTGTTTTTCTTGTACCATTCAACGGCATTTTTTAAAATACTAGAAGCAGCAGTTTTATTATCCAAACCAAGATATAATGTAACCAGGGCGGATACAACGCCAGGGCAATATTTGGCCTCGCCAAGACCTTCGAGAAGCTCTATCGCTGCTTTTTTATTGTTGGCCAGCAAGTGCAGTTGAAGAGTAGCAAACTTCACCTCCAACTCCTGTTTAGGTtgctttttcaaataattttctaACAATTCAACACCGTCTTTATATTTTTTATCCCTTGCCAGTTGGCTGACACGAATCAATAACGACTGAAACTCCATATCCGGATAGGCATTTCCCAGTCGGCTAGCCAACATATGACAATCCGATTGGTTAGTAAAATACGCCAACAGTGAGTTGTTAAATGCTATAATTTTCTTCTGCTTGTTAGTTAGCTTATGTTCCGCCTGCTCTGAAGTGGCcaatttcattttctttttcgaatcAAACACATTTTGATCCTTATTTATGACCACCAAGTTGTTGCTGGCAACGGCCGTGAGAGCATGATCATTAACCTTATGTTTCAAGGCATCCGCGTAAATGGCGGAAGCTTCCTTAGACTTACCCTGCATCTGCAGACAGTAAGCTAGTTGAACCTTAATAATGGCAGCCTCATCCATTATATCTTCCTCGGTTGCTCCGTCCTCCTCTAGAAACTCACGGCAGAGTTTCTCACTAGCGCGTAGCTTTTTCTCCGCTTCCGGAAACTGTTGTTTCCCAGCAAGAGCGCACCCCGCGTTGTACGTTAGCTCGTAAGTGTCCTCGCGTAGATTGGGTAACTCTTTTTCGGTTCCTTCCACACAAAGGTTAGCTACTACGGCACTCAAATTAGTTGTTCGTTCATCGTCATAATCATCATGCGTGTTTTTAATAATATCTTTGTATAATTCGAAGCATTCCTCGAAACGTTCCAAGCTAGAATTTATACATAGATACATAGTCGAAGAAATGCTTCCAACTGTGATTAGAAATGTTTACCGATAAAGAATTTGCGCCATAAGCTCCTTTAGATTGGGTGGTAAAGGTTTAATACCACTATCTTGGATCGATTTGTACGCAACTTCTGGTCGATTCAAGCGGTACTGGCAGTAGGCCCTTTCGAAGGTACAATCGTGCACCGGTTGTGTGCGATCGAGAAACTTGAGAACCTCCTCGAATTTAGACACCTGAATGAGACAGACCAGCTTACACTGGAGGGCCTTCTGTTCGTTCGGTTCCAACGACAGAACTGGAAATAGTGACCCAAGTTAAAAACGGTAGGTGTGTTTCTAAGCTACATACTTACTTTTGTTGGCCGTTTTCAGTGCCTTCTCGTATTCCCCATTAGAGCCTTGCTTGTTCAGCTCTGTATAAAGCTGTCGAAGAGTTACCTCTTTAGTTTCGGTTTTGGACATTTTGGAAAGCCCACGATTGTAGTATTTTGCAGCAAAACACTAAATAAGCCACAAAATTTGTAAACGTGCTGGACTGTTGAAGTAATGACATAAAATTTTACACTTTTGATGACATGTTGGCAAAGGGATTGGACGACGGAAACGAGCTATAAAATTTCGCTATAAAATTGCTCGAATACGCCATAACAATACACACCAAATTGTTATTGTGGGAAACCATCAAAATTTAGTTAATTTTTGATGGGCTGTACTTTCAGTAATTTGTTcagcaaaattaaatttgctgattattcaaAATTGCTTAGTTGCATAAAAGTGGcagatcgtttgctgcatgttcagtaaaatgAATTACGACTTGCCGGTTGTTAGCAATGCAAttttgctgtacattcagcaaaatataaatcaatttgcttgTTAACCAGTTAGTGTAAGGAAACCATCACATATATAAGACATACGCAACCTTGttcgtaacactggcgttttttctctggtacacgttgtcccatagtactccgtactcacactctgaataaaatcactgcttgagttgtttttgaagggattgtacctgcgcagccctgcatttgtctcgttcctactcgaaaaatgctacattgattttgtaaataactttttaacagttccTTATGAGATTTTCTCTGGGGCTCGATAAagtcgagaaaaagaaaattcatgtTGTTCATTATctgtcgagcagtttgacagggagaggtacggagtactatggggcgacgtgtaccagaaaaaaacgccagtgttaggtatgtcttatgtatgtgggtgAACTGTCATataagacatttcgagcagttcttgattcttcatttgaaaatcgaagaaaaatgataaacatttaaaaaaaatacattttgccCAACTGGTATCGTGCAAAGGGTTTTAAAAAGATCTACCTTTTGtcccaaaaagtgacaaaaatatatcaaaacgtataccagtttcaacatttttcagtttagctatatcagttttttatatcatctgaaagttctgcattttctaagtaaaacgtgatttaaaaaaaattctatcgttgtccttcgctttttaaatcacgatttaaaactgctcaaagtctgctcgaaatcgctacaatgacagttcgcccatataccaactgccattgtagcgatttagagcgaatttttattcttcatttaaaaatcgaaggataatgatataaagttttaaaaaatcacgttttgctcagaaaattacactctttcagatgaaagataaaaatcggaaatccgtgaaaagctaaacaacccaacttCTTTTGTAAAGCACTATAACGTACTTACAATTGAGTCCTAatgttttacacggttttctgatttttatatatctgctgaaagagtgcaattttctgagaaaaacgtgattttaaaaaaatgtttatcgttttccttcgatttttaaataaagaataaaaaactgctcgaaatgccctaaatgacagttctcccatataccgtacatgggcgaaacgtcaactaagacttttcgagcagtttttttattcttcatttaaaaatcgaaggaaaaggataaacattttttaaaaatcacgtttagcttagaaaacgcggcttttttaaatgatatatgaaactggtatagctttaggacccaattcgttctcagacagtttttacaCGCTCGGCcgtttttactctaaattgggtAAATTTTGACTCAATTTCGTTAAAAGTGGACCTACCCTAAACAGAGTAACCATGTAGTTACATTATCATTTTTGAATAATATagataaatgtcaaaaactgagtactacttactcatttaaaaaaaaagcatgaATTAGCCAAAgtgagtaactgttactcagtttcgtttATTTGACTTCCCTACGCAAAAGAAAACATTAGGAAATTCGGaaagtaaaatttgaaaacaacataagAAAAATCGGTAAAATGTTGTAGATTTATTTCCCATCCAGTTTtctaattattaatattttatattattaccaTCTTTTGGATTGCTTCGCGTAAAAAAGCTACAACTCGGTACAAGTATCATGGAGGCAAAGCCCAGCACTAGGGAGAGCCCAAATGTGGATAAATCAGCGCTGTGTTTATTGTCCGGTGTTAGAGAGGTGCCCACGTATTTAACTTCAAGATTGCTTCCATCCGAGCTTCCATCGTACAAGGAACGAGTTCCTTCTGGTATTATGACTGTAAGGGCTGTTCCCACCAACAACCTAGCACCAAACATATacacatttttagtttttcctcTAACAGCATCACGATTAAATGTATACTTCCAGCTATA from Wyeomyia smithii strain HCP4-BCI-WySm-NY-G18 chromosome 3, ASM2978416v1, whole genome shotgun sequence encodes the following:
- the LOC129727873 gene encoding signal recognition particle subunit SRP72; the encoded protein is MSKTETKEVTLRQLYTELNKQGSNGEYEKALKTANKILSLEPNEQKALQCKLVCLIQVSKFEEVLKFLDRTQPVHDCTFERAYCQYRLNRPEVAYKSIQDSGIKPLPPNLKELMAQILYRLERFEECFELYKDIIKNTHDDYDDERTTNLSAVVANLCVEGTEKELPNLREDTYELTYNAGCALAGKQQFPEAEKKLRASEKLCREFLEEDGATEEDIMDEAAIIKVQLAYCLQMQGKSKEASAIYADALKHKVNDHALTAVASNNLVVINKDQNVFDSKKKMKLATSEQAEHKLTNKQKKIIAFNNSLLAYFTNQSDCHMLASRLGNAYPDMEFQSLLIRVSQLARDKKYKDGVELLENYLKKQPKQELEVKFATLQLHLLANNKKAAIELLEGLGEAKYCPGVVSALVTLYLGLDNKTAASSILKNAVEWYKKNKSSVGGDLTDMWRQAASFHLRGGEAETAAKSLEELLKTNPADMKILAQLVIAYSQFDPKKAQEASKKLPALDTLTTTSEIDALEATNWMMIAKAVKKKIPASSSGKTDQSPGTPSSEVAKKKKKAVRKRKGKLPKNYDPSSVPDPERWLPRYERTGYRKKRDRRVKEVMKGSQGTAYGQADQYDMSKAYNQTKQSPATPAAHENTPSGPAPRQLPRKSQHKKKKGKH